One genomic window of Trichlorobacter lovleyi includes the following:
- the ptsP gene encoding phosphoenolpyruvate--protein phosphotransferase — protein sequence MQREQSQHFLGLRTLEDISSIILHSHDLQETLDNIVTIVAKRMGSEVCSIYLLEDDGETLVLKATKGLSKTAVGKIMMKTSEGLSGLVVQTRDMVTTDNAPAHPRYKYFKHSKEERYLSFLGLPLFERKTPIGVIVVQTVAARSFTEVEISILRTITFQISSIVLNAKLLDSIQSKEQERAYYEQELARLKTHRPSDGGREQPETKSKTRALGGTAVSPGFSHGKVYILDRFSDKVIKVAKVGSVEEELHKFRIALEKVTIQTIYMEKRVSELLSEDDASIFHTHLMILEDRGFLNKISDLIDQGVGATRAVHEVVQGYIEVFSAMEDPYLRERSADMEDIGRRIIDVLEGNENDGVKLKEKRVIVAEDIFPSDMAMLDHDKILGIVTEKGNIYSHAAIMAKSLGIPAVVGVKGLLHAANVKDQVIVDGTSGHIYLNPEKQIREEYLRLEKEYTTRLKELEPLRDLPAVTTDGMRVLLRANIGLVSDVRTAVANGAEGVGLYRTEFPYMARTTFPNREEQASLYRKILEGFPGQPVNIRTLDIGGDKGLPYFSYPHEDNPFLGWRSIRVSLDEEEIFREQLAGILLAAPAGQATIMFPLISCLDEVRRIRSIMNMVVAELGQQGHDVSAGLPMGIMVEVPAAVQIIDRLAAEVDYLSIGTNDLIQYLLAADRNNAKVKQYYEPYHPAVLHAIKRVADVGQQMGKKVSVCGEMAADPLNALLLVGMGIREFSLSAPSIPLVKQALRSHSLRLCQAMARKVLAFDTACDIKRYLAKRRKELFE from the coding sequence ATGCAGCGTGAACAATCACAACATTTTCTTGGTCTGAGAACCTTGGAAGATATCAGCAGTATCATCTTGCATTCCCATGATCTGCAGGAGACCTTGGATAATATTGTTACCATTGTTGCCAAGCGGATGGGGAGCGAGGTCTGCTCAATCTATCTGCTGGAGGATGATGGTGAAACGCTGGTACTGAAAGCGACCAAAGGGCTTTCAAAAACTGCTGTTGGAAAGATCATGATGAAGACATCGGAAGGTCTTTCCGGATTGGTGGTGCAGACCAGGGATATGGTAACCACTGATAATGCCCCTGCGCATCCGCGCTATAAATACTTTAAACATTCCAAGGAGGAACGCTACCTCTCCTTCCTTGGACTGCCTTTGTTTGAACGCAAGACACCAATCGGTGTCATTGTGGTCCAGACGGTTGCTGCCCGCAGTTTTACTGAGGTTGAGATCAGTATTCTCAGGACCATTACCTTTCAGATCAGCAGCATTGTTCTGAATGCCAAGCTGCTGGATTCCATCCAGAGTAAAGAGCAGGAACGGGCCTATTATGAGCAGGAACTGGCCCGCCTCAAGACGCACCGCCCGAGTGACGGTGGTCGAGAACAGCCGGAAACAAAATCAAAAACCCGTGCATTGGGAGGGACTGCCGTGTCCCCCGGGTTCAGTCATGGTAAGGTCTATATTCTTGACCGTTTCAGCGACAAGGTGATCAAGGTTGCCAAAGTCGGCTCTGTTGAGGAAGAACTGCATAAATTCAGGATAGCGCTGGAAAAAGTAACTATCCAGACAATCTATATGGAAAAACGTGTCAGCGAACTGTTGTCAGAGGATGATGCCTCAATCTTTCACACCCATCTGATGATCCTTGAAGACCGGGGCTTCCTTAATAAGATAAGTGACCTGATTGATCAGGGGGTCGGTGCCACCAGGGCGGTACACGAGGTTGTCCAAGGCTATATCGAGGTTTTTTCGGCCATGGAGGATCCTTACCTCCGGGAACGTTCCGCTGATATGGAGGATATCGGCCGCAGGATCATTGATGTTCTGGAAGGAAATGAGAACGACGGAGTGAAATTGAAGGAAAAACGGGTCATCGTTGCGGAGGATATCTTTCCCTCCGACATGGCCATGCTGGATCATGATAAAATCCTGGGAATTGTGACGGAAAAAGGCAATATCTATTCCCATGCTGCCATTATGGCAAAATCCCTGGGTATCCCCGCCGTTGTCGGGGTAAAGGGGTTGCTCCATGCCGCCAATGTCAAAGACCAGGTGATCGTTGACGGTACTTCCGGTCATATTTACCTGAACCCTGAAAAACAGATTCGTGAAGAGTATCTGAGGCTTGAAAAGGAGTATACCACCCGTTTAAAAGAACTTGAGCCGCTCCGGGACTTGCCGGCAGTAACCACCGATGGCATGCGGGTTTTGCTGCGGGCTAATATTGGTCTTGTGTCTGATGTCAGGACCGCCGTTGCCAATGGTGCCGAGGGGGTCGGGTTGTACCGGACCGAGTTTCCTTACATGGCCCGCACTACCTTTCCCAACCGTGAAGAACAGGCGTCGCTCTATCGTAAAATTCTGGAAGGGTTTCCGGGGCAGCCGGTTAATATCCGTACCCTTGATATCGGTGGTGATAAGGGGCTGCCTTATTTCAGCTACCCCCATGAAGATAATCCGTTTCTAGGCTGGCGCTCGATTCGTGTTTCGCTGGATGAAGAAGAGATCTTTCGTGAGCAATTGGCAGGTATCCTACTGGCTGCCCCTGCTGGTCAGGCAACGATTATGTTTCCTTTAATCAGCTGCCTTGATGAGGTGCGCAGGATCAGGTCGATTATGAATATGGTGGTTGCTGAACTAGGTCAACAGGGGCATGATGTTTCTGCCGGACTCCCAATGGGGATCATGGTGGAGGTGCCGGCGGCGGTACAAATCATTGACCGCTTGGCAGCAGAGGTGGATTACCTGAGTATTGGGACCAATGACCTGATCCAGTATCTGCTTGCAGCGGACCGTAACAATGCCAAGGTTAAGCAGTATTATGAGCCGTATCACCCGGCAGTGCTGCATGCCATCAAGCGGGTTGCTGACGTTGGACAGCAGATGGGAAAAAAGGTGTCAGTCTGTGGTGAGATGGCGGCTGATCCACTGAACGCCCTGCTGCTGGTGGGGATGGGTATCCGTGAATTTAGTCTGTCTGCCCCCAGTATTCCGTTGGTTAAGCAGGCCCTGCGCTCACACTCATTGCGATTGTGCCAGGCCATGGCCCGCAAGGTGCTGGCCTTTGATACTGCCTGTGATATCAAGCGTTATCTTGCAAAGCGCCGTAAGGAGTTGTTCGAATAG